TGACAGGTTGATTGTTAGCAGCATGTTGCTGTTACTGTGACCAATAAACCCATATGGTCAATTTCATTATGCAAATTCACGAAGTGTCCATGATGAAGTGTAAGCCCTTACCATCGCTCCacatggagagaggaaaaagtctTGAGTGCAGCCTCACGTGTGAAAAGCTTGAAGCCACACTGTGTGTCCTTGATCCCTCTCACACAAAAGAACCACACCAGGAAATGAAAGCCAAACATAAGGAATGTGCGAAACACTGATCGCTGTGGCAGAGACACAACAGTGGTTACTTAGTGGTTAGACAGACATGCTCTACAGTACTCTGGATGATAAAAGACAGATAATTACCTGAGCTACAGACTCTTTCTCCAGGTGAGCTCTGGAACCACAGGAAATTGCCATGTTCTCCTAAACGTACAAGGACAGGGGTTTTAAGGTTGGCCACACACTACCTGCCTTCTgttaatacatatatataagaCAGAACAGTAATAACTGAACACAGCCACACCGGTTTAGGGTTGAGATCATTAAGTCCAGCCTCCACTTTGTCAATGTCAGCAAACTTTGTGGCTCCGTCAGCATCAGCCATCAGAATGACTTTACCTCTGGAGCTCAGGGTTCCCTTTAaatgacacagagacagaaaaaaatgcttggaaatcaaaactaaataaacttcttactgttgtttttgtgctgcatTTAGGACACACTGTAGTTTGACAGTCTCACCATCCGCACAGCTCCTCCTTTCCCCCTGTTCTTCACCAGCGTCAGGACCCGCACTTTATCTGCACCATACTTCTTGGTGTACCCCAAAGCAACCTGGCGAGACATCACGACAGTGTCCACTCACAAAACAAGTCCCTTATTGgtatcattttgaaatgtttagcTAAGCCAAAAGGAGctgagcaaaaaataaaattcctgGTAACATATTCCctaaaaagattttaaattattaCCTCTGTGGTTTTGTCTTTGCTGCCATCGTCAACCACAATGACCTCATAGGTAAAAGAGGGGTTTTGTTTCTGcaatgaggaaaaaagatgAGGGATTTGTTTCACAACAGGCAGTTTTTCAGCTGAGTGCTGCCACCTACTGGCCTCTTTTGAGAACAACAGCCAATAAGTGTTACCTTTGTTTCACCTTTCAGATGATAAAACTGCATCTCTTACATcagttaaaataacaaaaacaaaataattcttAGGCTTTTTTAATTGTGTCCCTTTAAACTATAACTTTATTGTTGTAAGATTTAATGTAACACTGCCCATATGAGGCTGAGCACTTACCTGTCTGTTTTCTAAGTACTCCATAGCTTCTTCCAACATCACAGGCACtgtaacaacacagacacatattaGTGTCTATGACCTACTACAGGTGCATGGTAACCAGTGTAATTTAAATGGCAACAAGCTGCATGTTAACTATAGGCTTTACAAGACAATTcatcattaaacacaaagtaaactGTGCATTTATTAACATGAAATTGAGAGTGCACTGTATCTGCATTCAACCAAGACAAATACTGATGGGGCTCTAGTGGATAATATGTCACTGCTCAAGTAACTATGCAGAAGTTCCTGAAAGACACCTGTATGTAAACCCCCCCTCACCCCTTCACTCACTCCGGAGCTCCTCATTGTAGGCCGGGATCACCACAGAGAGCTCCCTGGAGTGGGGATCGTGCAGGCTGGGGAACGGTTCCTTCTCTCCTGAGGCGGTGAGGAAGTACTTCTCCTTCTCATGGCATGTCAGGTTCACCATCCCGGCAGTGACGTGTGCTACAACGAGCACCTGAAAAGAGACTCGTTACACTTTGCCTTTGGCTACTTTTAGAATCTTTAAACAAAGGTGTTAGATAATTTTTTGACATgatgaacagaagaagagaacaaTTGTATCAAGTGCAATAGCTATAATAACTACATTTCTGTCATATCTACAGCTTAAGTGTGTAATGGTGAAGAGGCacagcagtgtttgttgttaCCACGACTTTCAGTGAtttatttgctttaattttATGCCTTACAGCTTCTTTTTGTAACATgtaatttacagttttattgttatttttaattgtcGCCTTTGCAGGTCCATGAGAAATATTGGATTGAAATCCTTTTTGAATAtcagatttcttctttttaatatgtatgtatgtgtatgtatatgttgtATTGCAGAATAAAATCAattcaaatgtttgtcttttgtctgtgttttaatacatttgagAATTTTCTTACAGTGGACAACTCTTGCTGCCAATTTGGAgcattttaaaatatgatttctTCAGGATTAAGAACTATATTTTAGTGTTTGTAATCAGACGCAGGGAGAAAAGGAAATGTCATAAAATTAAGGGAATAGACATAGAGATAGACATCAACACTGCCACTCAGTGGGTGCAAAAATCGGGAAATGAATGTGGACAGTTTCTGCCTCCCATTACAAACCAAACACCTAAAACAAGCCACAGATCTCTGCCAACACAGTGTTAACTCATTATTATAACTACTTACCACAATTAAACCCAGGGCTGCTAATGCGACCAAGGCTTGAACTATTTCACAGAGGAAATCCATTTTCCATTAGTTAGCCTGCAGCCACTGACAGACCACCACTCAAGTGCTTAGCTATAAAGCTAGCTCGGCTTCCCCTAGCTTTGCTTCGTGTCCTGCAGCCTGTTGTCTGATTCCCCAGGCTTCACAGGAAAATATAAGCTAAGGAGATTGTTTAgaaggcagaaaaataaaataggaGCTCTTATACTTCCATGGGTGGTTCATTGAACTCTACTCCCAATCACAACTGTACACAACGCTGACAAGGAAGTGCCAAGTTCTTCTCGACACATCATCAGTTTGAGGCAAGAGAGCACCGAGCGGCCCGGTGATTTCTACACTGACACCTAGCGGACAGGGGTGGGAGTGACCACAAGAACTGtacagaggaggtggtggtggtggaggaggaggaggaggtggagagggaggtgtAACCCATGATATTCACGCACTGTCCACACCTCCATTGCTCTGGTGTAATTTCAGACAGATGAATCAAAGTCTACATGGCAGGATACCACCAGCAGAACACAAGAatgttatttagttatttattgaTCCCatataaaaaaatgatttactCTTAAACGGACATTTTGttataaacaaatacataaatatgtGGAAATTATGTTTGtgagacaaaatgttttctcggtgaatattaaataaatgaagtggGAGTTCATTGACATAAAAATCTCATTTGTGCTTCCTCCTAACCGGCTACCGTAGTGCGGACACCAGACCCACGTGGTTAATCAAAACATCATGGCGGCTGGTTTCAAGTAAGATTGAACAGACTGTAACTGTTAgacataaaataatattttttaagtgTGTTACTCTCAGTTATAAAGCTAATTTATCAGTAGCGCTGTATTTCGTGTGTTCTTTGACTACTGTTAGAAAAATAAAGGATCCGGATGTTAATGAGCTGTGTCTTGTTCTACTGATCGCCGATACAGTTCGcgtatttataatttataatatatTTGACTGCATAATAGTTCGTTAATAAATTATATAAGCAACAACAAGCCAGTCCTGTAACTGTCTTTAGCTGTTGTCCGACACATAACCGAATTCTGTATTATGGGCGAATAAGCAGATCAATGTATTGATGATCGGTTCAGTCTGTGTAACTCAATcacctgtctctccctccttcctcctacACTTCAGGACTGCTGAGCCTCTGGAGTACCACAGGAGCTTTCTGGTCagtttatataaaaacataacttATGTCCAACACGTTCAGCTTGTTCCTCTGAGTAAATGGTCACAGATTTCTATTCATTATTAATATCAGTTGTTAATGTCACTTTACAGAAAGAAAACTGTCGACCCGATGGGCGGGAGCTGTCAGAGTTCAGAACCACAACACTGAACATAGGTGAGAGACAGACCTGATTCTCGTCCACACTATAAATGAtgtgttaactgtgtttttttcgGAAGTCTACATGGgatcattttctctctgttcaggGTCCATATCAACAGCAGATGGCTCAGCCCTAGTGAAGGTTGGAAACACCACAGTCATCTGTGGGATCAAAGCGGTAAAtggtcacaaacacagacattcaaaatattttttagatgATTTTGGACCAGATAAATAGATGTTTACTTATCTCTCCTGTTTCTTTATGTGCAGGAGTTGGCAAACCCGACAGTGGAAGCACCTGGTAAAGGTTACATTGGTAAGTACGCTGGGTGTCAAGTGCTGATAGAAAGCAAGGTACACCAGGTGGATATGGATTGTAgtgtcactgtgctgctctATCAGCAGCTTCTGGGGTTCCAAAtaagcaaacaagcaaacactgactgcagtgctctctctgtttctttgtcagtcCCTAATGTGGACCTGCCGCCTCTGTGTTCATCTCGGTTTCGACCGGGCCCACCAGGAGAACAGGCCCAGGCTGCCAGCCAGTTCATCGCTGATGTAATCGAAAGGTGCAACAGATTCTAACACACCTCCTCAGGTGTGTATCACCTCTTCTTAATGTCTGACAGTGCTTTTAATAACCAgattttttc
The DNA window shown above is from Lates calcarifer isolate ASB-BC8 linkage group LG20, TLL_Latcal_v3, whole genome shotgun sequence and carries:
- the alg5 gene encoding dolichyl-phosphate beta-glucosyltransferase; protein product: MDFLCEIVQALVALAALGLIVVLVVAHVTAGMVNLTCHEKEKYFLTASGEKEPFPSLHDPHSRELSVVIPAYNEELRMPVMLEEAMEYLENRQKQNPSFTYEVIVVDDGSKDKTTEVALGYTKKYGADKVRVLTLVKNRGKGGAVRMGTLSSRGKVILMADADGATKFADIDKVEAGLNDLNPKPENMAISCGSRAHLEKESVAQRSVFRTFLMFGFHFLVWFFCVRGIKDTQCGFKLFTREAALKTFSSLHVERWAFDVELLYIAQCFKIPIAEVAVNWTEIEGSKLVPFWSWLQMGRDLIFIRLRYITGAWKLESSHKSD